The Cryptomeria japonica chromosome 6, Sugi_1.0, whole genome shotgun sequence genomic interval GGTTCTCTAACATATCTTACTGTTATTTAGATCATGTTTATTTACCATTTATTTATTCTTCTATCTCATATCTATATTGGTGATTAGTTATGAATTAAGACATAACAAGGTATATAAATGTTCATAGGACAGTGGGTTCCCAATTTGTGTACTCATGATTCTcgtattattaaaatatttatgttAGTTATTTAGTTTGATTCAATATACTTATCTAAGAGAGATATTATTAaactaagattttcttgaagtcacaCTTCTTAACAAAGGGTAGTTTTTTTCCCAGTCTCGTGTCTCATATCAATATGTTGTTAGCTTATTCTCTAAATTGAATGAGTCTAGAAATCTTTCTCATAGGTGATAATAAAAATTATTGGACACTTTTAATTTGTTGTCCAACCAAAGTATTACTATTATCCTACATGAATTAAGAatatcaataaatttattttcaatataTCTTATACATCATGACCATTAATCAAAACTCATTAGTTCTTCCATAAAGGTAAATGATTTCTAATATTCTCTACCTCATATTTCTATGATGACTTCGTTTAGCCAATGGGTTCTAGAAGTATTTTTTGatctatatatagatagatagatatattgcacactttttttttttggttataaaATAAGTTTAATATAATATTAAGGTTAGTAACATAAAGTTTAACTGATTCAAGAAGTCTCTTGTTAGTCTATTTGATAAGTATGCCCAATCTAACAATAGTTCTATAAGTTATCTATGAAATACATAAGTGTACTTTCTTCAAAATGTATCAAGAATCATATAAGTATTTTTAAATTCTAAGGTTACAAATTTGATCTTCgcaaattattatttataaataattatagaACTATGTTTTCTAAGGCATTAATCATTATGTTTGAAATAATTAAAGTTTTCTAAGACCACTATCTATATACTTTCTTTTGAATACCAacaatttcacaatcacatttttCCATTTTTCGATGATATTATGGTTGTATTGGGCATGGTAGACTTGGGTTTGAATCAACTACAACGTTATAATAGCACTTAAGTGTTAactcaatgtattttatattttgcAATAAGGGGATAGTGTAAGCAGAATGAGCTTCATCATGGAATGCATAACTTATGAGAATATGCATAATCAATACAAAAACAACTTGAAGGTTCAAAACATACACTAGTTATTTGGAGATGATAAGATTAACTCATCATGGAATACACAACTTATGAGAATATTCATAATCAATACACAAACAACATGAAGATTGAAAACATGCACTAGTTATTTGGAGATGATAGGATTAACCAGACGTCCAACTTCTAGTCAAAATTAATAGCAAAAGATCCAAAAGTCACCCACTCCCTCAATACACTCTCTCTCCTCCtatttttatacattttttttattataagaATTAATAATATAGAGATATTATAATCTATATACATACCATTAATTTTAATACTCAGAAGTATTGTTCTTCGTTGCAATCCTTCCTTTTGCTGCTAATTAAGACCATGTTCATATtccttcactttcttttccttgatGATCCATCACTCAGTATAATCCAGAAACAATTTCATTTGGATATCGCTAGTAATATAGTACAGTTATTTACGTGTTCTTATCTATCTGATTCATACGGGGAACAATTCTTCTCTTCAATCATCTTCACCCTGTCATGCACATGGCGGCACACAGAATAATTGAGGCAACAAAACATTCATTTAAATTCAAGTCCGTAGTATTTTCCCATTCTGCTGCTGTAAGAACCCTAAAATCCAACGCCTTAAACCCTAAATTATACACTTTAAAACCTCCCATCAAGAACTGGCCCAAGAATGTCAACCCAAAACGAATACTCAACCATTTAATCCACGAATCAGATGTCCATATAGCCCTCGAAATTTTCAACTACGCAGCCCGCTACCAGCTGGGTTATAAGCATAACTACGCAACCTACTATAAGATGGTTCAAAGGCTTGTAGTATCCTCAGAATTCGAAGCCATGGAAACTGTTCTTGAGCGCTTGAAACATGATAGGATTGAATGCTCCGAAAATTTGTTCATTTTCGTAATCGAAGGTTATGGCTTTGCCAATAAACCCAAGGAGGCAATGAAAACCTTCTTTAAGATGCGTGATTTTAGGTTCAATAGCTCTTATACGAGGTCCTTCAATGCTCTTCTCGATGTTATGATTCATAACAAGCGTTTTCAGCTACTGCATTCTCTGTATAACAATTCCAGGAAATTCGGGGTTCTACCGAATGTAGGTACCTTTAATGTTCTCCTAAAAGCCCTCTGTGAGTTGGGAAAGTTTGAGTCTGCATGCAAAGTGTTTGACGAAATGCTGACCCTTGGGTGTACCCCTAATGCTGTCACTTATTGCATGCTTGTGAGGCTTCATTGTCCTCGAGGTGATATAGTTACAGCTAGGAAGCTGTTTGAATATATTCTTAGTAAGGGGTGGGTTCCTGATGATGCGACTTATATGGTATTGATAGATGGGTATTGCAAGCACGGAGAAGTGCAGGTAGAGAAAATTGTAATGTCTAACAATAAAAAAATTGGTTGTTTTTACTCATTTTTGTCAAGAAAAGGTGACAACTGAAAATTTTCTTCGATTTGTATAGCAAAATTGGGGGTTGAAATTTTTTTAGTGATTGGCCTATTTAGTTGCAATATATTTTGTCTAGCGAaaatgaattgtttttctttcataACTTGCAAACATATTTTTGTGTAAAATCTTATGAAACTGGAAAataaaagatttttattttttgtggCGTGCGAATTTTTTGATGATAAGATTCTGGACTTGCTGTGCTAATGGAAAACTATTCATTGCACGGGATTCCCAGAAGCTTatgattaaaaattggagaatactTTCAAAATTTTGCAGAAGAAGAATTGAGAATTCCTGATTGAAAATGATTGGCAAGGTTGGTGGAAGATTTCTTAAAGTTTTTGTTTAACTGTAGGAAGCTGTGACGCTTATGAGAGTAATGGAAGAGATCGGGTGCAATAGTACTGATGTGCCTTATAGTATAGTCATTGAGGCTTACTGCAAAAAGGGCAAGATTGACGTGGCTGTGAGCTTGTTGAACGACATGATAGATAAGAAGTGGATTCCAAGTTCAAGTCTCTGTAATGAAGTTATTGATGGTCTTTGCATGGAAGGTAAGGTGGAAGATTCCAATGCGCTATGGCATAGGTTGCTGCAGAAGAATTGTATGCCAGATAATGTTGTTTATAGTACAATTATTTATTGGTTTTGCAAGAAGGGAGACATTGATGAGGCAAGGAAGCTTTTTGAAGAATTGTGCAAGGTTTGCGTTCCTAATGTTGTAACTTACAGCACGTTGATTGATGAGCACTGCAAAAGAGGTGAGTTGCACGAGGCCTGTAAGATCTGGGATAATATGTTGGAAATGGGATGCGTGCCGAACGTGCATACATATAATGTTTTCCTAAGTGGATTCTGCAAGGTGGTTAAAGCTCATGACTGCATTCAAATATTGGAGGAGATGCTGCACAAGGGCTGTGTTCCAAATGCTTTAACACACCGGATCTTGGTAGATGGTTTGAGCAAGTCATCGAACATCGAAGATACTCTAAAGTTCCTTGATGTAATGTTGAGGAAGAAAATATATCCTGATCTAGATGCCTGGAATGTGCTTGTTACAGGAGTTTTCAAAAGAGAAAACTTCCAAAAGGTTGAAAAACTCTTTGACGAGTTTTCTGAGGTTGCTCGTTAGATCTCTGATAAATTGAAAACAGATCGGGCCTTACATTCTCCTTCATTGAAAACAGAATTTAATTGTCAGGGTTTGTTATTATGCCTAAAGAGGGATATCAGGGGTTTTCTTGCAATTGTAGTCATTCCTATTCAAGAAATAAGAACTTCCTTTATAAGAGTTTGAACAAAGGAACTTATCATTGAGTTGTCAAATTGAGACATGAAGAACATTGGCATATGTATTCAGGGCAGGGTAAAATTTACAATGCAAAAGAAGTCAGAGAGGATTATATGATCCTCAGAGAAAATATATTAGAGCCTTGGATTCAAGTACAGATGGACATTCTCTGGATGGTACCACCTTCAAAATGTGGCAGCATTTGAGATTCAGGTTGATACCCGCTTTCGTTTCCCAAGGCAGGCATTACAATGTTTGCTCGGTTGTAGATCAATGTAAAGAAAATGATTTTGGACAAATTTTGCCATGGATAAGGAGATTGTATGTTCTACACTTTTCCGGTTTCTTTggttattttcatttttctaatcagAAAATACAATATATTAGAATGTTTTTTGTACAGAAATGCTGACGGAGAACATAGACATTGGTTCAAGATATTCAGTAGGCAATCTATTCATTTTTTTTCTCATATGGTCATTTTAATTCTGGAACATCACATCAAGTATTGAACTTACCATGTTACATGCAGTTCTCTAGTGCCACAaacaatatttaataattattctaaaagCTTGTTATATTGTGAACTCCACCACATTTTACCATGTTAAGGGCAAATAAATACAAATAACTCATCTGTTAATGGACCTGTTCCATTGATCACCACAAGAGCCATCATTTCCATGTTTGTGCATACTTATAAAGTCATATAATTTCTGAAGATAATATTTTAGTAACACTGTTCTACTCGCAAGATAAATTCCTGCGTAGAACTGGAAACTGGAACTGCCATCTGGCATAAGCCCTCTGAGTTGAAATAGGGAAGGAGAAGATaataaaaaatgacaatgaaaagctGCTTAAATTCCTTGTCTGCAGCGTGCTTTTTCTTTATGTAGTCATAGAAAAACTTGGAGGTTCCATTTCTATCTAACCATTTTTGTTGATCCCATTCCTTCTCTCTATTGGTTCACATTTTTCCAACTTCTTCAGCAAGGTTTTTATAGAGAACATCATGGTGAACAATAGACAAAATAAACCTCGCTCTTCTTCAACATTGAATTCCTATCTCAAGCAAACTAAAGAGCTGAAGGCAAAGAACTATTGAGCTACATTATAGGTCAATTTCAATGAATTGCAATTTATCCTATTAGATCCCAGTATACTAGTTGCAATCGTTTCTGTGTGTACTCAATTCATTAAATAAGATGGAGGATTAGCATAGAAAACAAACACAGAACTAGaggtgatttttgatgttttgtgTAACTGAAAATTCCATTTTATGCTCCTTTGCTCACCATTTTGGCCTATTTTCTTTATGGCTTGATAGCTGCTCCCTGCTGTAGAATACAACCCTTTTCCTTAAGGTGGGCTAAAGGCTTCCTAGTAGTCCTCTTAAGCTAAGTTAAATTAAATAATCATGAAGGTTAACTCCCCATTCTTATTATCGAGTCTAAACTGAGGTTGAATGAAATAGAAACATTGCAACTGAAAAAAGTACTCCGCACATGTGTTGATGGAGCTGAAACAGAAAAGGAGATACGAGTTCCATAAAACCTGTTCAATTTGGCAGTGGGTGGAGTAAAATCAATCATTTATATTTAATTAGACTACGAGAATTCTTCATGACTTTCCTCATGCTTCTATTTTGAACTAAAATAAACAATGTGCAAGAGAGGTTAACAATTAATTCAGGACTGTCTCTTGACATAGGATAAATACATAAAGGTTCTTTTCCTTATTCTTCATCATGTTTGACCATGCTGGAATATACAAACCCCCATTTGAATAGGGCAAAACCTTTTGCCAGATACATGGAGATGACCGCTGTTGGAACAAGTCAAAACAGAACTGTGTATATTTGTCTTGCATCTTTAGTTCGTTGACAGCAGGAGTCAATTTGTATTCAAACTCTATGGCTACCTGTCCATCATCATCAGTGTGTTGTCCATCATTTCCAGTTAGATGTCAATCTCCAATAGTTTTCTGTCAATTTGCTTAGCAGATAGTTAGGAAAGTTGTTTAACTGCTGTATAAATATGTATTACTTATCAATAAAGATATTATCGAGTTCCTCTGTTTGTCTATATTATTTCTGCTGCTCTGTTTTTTAGCTAATTGCTCTGTTTTCTGTGCATGCTCTGCTCTGTTTTCTGAGTTGGTATCAGAACCTCTATCCAAATCTTGCAATTATTAGTCTCTGCTGTAAAAGTGGTGCAACAAAGTGTGAGAATTGTATGTTGAGAAGAGAGCAGAATAGAGGAAGACCTGCTAGTTCTGTAGAAGAGTGGAAGAAAAGGTGCAGTGATCATAGAAAAGCCCAAAGGTGAAGAAATTGATTACCAAGAGGCTGTCCCAAGCAAAAAACAGATTCTCTGCTACTGGTGAGAAGAGGCTGTGCTCAGCCAAGTGATTGCTTTGGAGTTTGGGCATCTAGTTTGCCCATGAATTGATAGAGAAGTTGTTAGAATTTGAGCAGCTGACAACATTGGAAGAAAAGACTAAAAGAAGGCAGAACAGCTTGAAGGGACTGGTACATTTGTTGTTGTTTAGTCTTTTCTTAATATGTCAAATCTCTCAGATACTTATCTAACTGAATCAAAAAGTTAGATGGTTTAATTATGTTAATTGGAAGTTCAAGATGTAGACTTTAATGGAAGGATACAATGTTTGGAGCATTGTAAATGGTACTGAGGCCAGACCTACAACACCACCTGATGCTGTTAAAGATTGGGAGAAAAGAGAATCCAAATTTAAGTTTTTTTTATGTATGTTAGTAAAGGATTCAGTCATCCCTCATATAAGAGATATCACTACCTCCTAAGATGCATGGACAGCTCTGAAAGGTTTGTATGAGATTACAAAcacaaatagttttttttttaaatactaaattACTTTTTTAAAATGGAAGTAAATGAAAATATTAGTGATTATATCCAAAGTTAAGGAGTTAAGGGATAAATTAGCTGATATTGGTGAACAAATCTCTAATAATGATCCAGTAACAGTTACTTTGAATGGAATGGTTAGTGATTATCATGTCTTCATTACTAGTTTGGCTGCAAGGGAAAAGCCACCTTCTTTTGAGAGTTTTGCAGGTATCCTTCtacaagaagaaaagaggaagaagcaCATGGACAACAAAGTGCAGATTCACCTTTGATAGCCAAAGACAAGAAGCCATCCAAAGGAAAGCAATGGTCAGAGAACAAAGGAGGAGGTAAATTCGAGAGCCAGAGGTATAAAGAGGACAGAAGATAA includes:
- the LOC131037705 gene encoding pentatricopeptide repeat-containing protein At5g16420, mitochondrial, yielding MHMAAHRIIEATKHSFKFKSVVFSHSAAVRTLKSNALNPKLYTLKPPIKNWPKNVNPKRILNHLIHESDVHIALEIFNYAARYQLGYKHNYATYYKMVQRLVVSSEFEAMETVLERLKHDRIECSENLFIFVIEGYGFANKPKEAMKTFFKMRDFRFNSSYTRSFNALLDVMIHNKRFQLLHSLYNNSRKFGVLPNVGTFNVLLKALCELGKFESACKVFDEMLTLGCTPNAVTYCMLVRLHCPRGDIVTARKLFEYILSKGWVPDDATYMVLIDGYCKHGEVQEAVTLMRVMEEIGCNSTDVPYSIVIEAYCKKGKIDVAVSLLNDMIDKKWIPSSSLCNEVIDGLCMEGKVEDSNALWHRLLQKNCMPDNVVYSTIIYWFCKKGDIDEARKLFEELCKVCVPNVVTYSTLIDEHCKRGELHEACKIWDNMLEMGCVPNVHTYNVFLSGFCKVVKAHDCIQILEEMLHKGCVPNALTHRILVDGLSKSSNIEDTLKFLDVMLRKKIYPDLDAWNVLVTGVFKRENFQKVEKLFDEFSEVAR